The Ictidomys tridecemlineatus isolate mIctTri1 chromosome 6, mIctTri1.hap1, whole genome shotgun sequence genome includes a region encoding these proteins:
- the Krt6a gene encoding keratin, type II cytoskeletal 6A, producing the protein MTSKSTTRIQSSSSSRRGFSASSARAPGLCRSGFSSMSVSRSRGSGGMGASCRGTGFGSRSLYGTGVSKRISIGGGSCAMGGGYGSGVGGGFGFNSGFGFGGGAGSGFGLGGAAGLGGGYGGAGFPVCPPGGIQEVTINQNLLTPLNLEIDPTIQRVRTEEREQIKTLNNKFASFIDKVRFLEQQNKVLDTKWTLLQEQGTKTVRQNLEPLFEQYISNLRRQLDSILGERGRLDSELRSMQDLVEDYKNKYEDEINKRTAAENEFVTLKKDVDAAYMNKVELQAKADSLTDEINFLRVLYDAELSQMQTHISDTSVVLSMDNNRNLDLDSIIAEVKAQYEEIAQRSRAEAESWYQTKYEELQVTAGRHGDDLRNTKQEIAEINRMIQRLRSEIDHVKKQCASLQAAIADAEQRGEMALKDAKSKLEGLEDALQKAKQDMARLLKEYQELMNVKLALDVEIATYRKLLEGEECRLSGEGVGPVNISVVQSTVSSGYGSAGGAGSGFGLGGGSSYSYSSGHGLGGGFSSGSGRGIGGGLSSSGGSSSTIKYSSTTSSRSYKH; encoded by the exons ATGACCAGCAAGTCCACCACGAggatccagagcagcagcagcagccgcaGAGGCTTCAGTGCCAGCTCAGCCAGAGCCCCAGGGCTCTGCCGCTCTGGCTTCAGCAGCATGTCCGTGTCCCGCTCCAGGGGCAGTGGCGGCATGGGGGCATCATGCAGAGGCACAGGCTTTGGCAGCAGGAGCCTCTATGGCACAGGGGTCTCCAAGAGGATCTCCATTGGAGGGGGCAGCTGCGCCATGGGCGGCGGATATGGCAGCGGAGTTGGAGGCGGCTTCGGGTTCAACAGTGGATTTGGTTTTGGAGGTGGAGCTGGTAGTGGCTTTGGGCTTGGTGGTGCTGCTGGCCTTGGTGGTGGCTATGGGGGCGCTGGCTTCCCTGTGTGCCCCCCTGGAGGCATCCAAGAGGTCACCATCAACCAGAATCTCCTGACTCCTCTGAACCTGGAAATCGACCCCACCATCCAGCGGGTGAGGACCGAGGAGCGTGAGCAGATCAAGACCCTCAACAACAAGTTCGCCTCCTTCATCGACAAG GTGCGGTTCCTGGAACAACAGAACAAGGTCCTGGACACCAAATGGACCCTGCTCCAAGAACAGGGCACCAAGACAGTGCGACAGAACCTGGAGCCTTTGTTTGAGCAGTACATCAGCAATCTCAGGAGGCAGCTGGACTCCATCCTTGGAGAGAGAGGTCGCTTGGACTCAGAACTCAGGAGCATGCAGGATCTGGTAGAAGACTACAAGAACAA ATATGAAGATGAAATCAACAAACGCACAGCAGCAGAGAATGAGTTTGTGACCCTGAAGAAG GATGTGGATGCTGCCTACATGAATAAGGTGGAACTGCAAGCCAAGGCTGATAGTCTTACAGATGAGATCAACTTCCTCAGAGTCCTGTATGATGCA GAACTGTCTCAGATGCAAACCCACATCTCAGACACTTCTGTGGTGCTGTCCATGGACAACAACCGCAACCTGGACCTGGACAGCATCATCGCTGAAGTCAAAGCCCAATATGAGGAGATCGCTCAGAGGAGCCGGGCTGAGGCTGAGTCCTGGTACCAGACCAAG TATGAGGAGCTGCAGGTCACAGCAGGCAGACATGGGGATGACCTGCGCAACACCAAGCAGGAGATTGCTGAGATCAACCGCATGATCCAGAGGCTCAGATCGGAGATCGACCACGTCAAGAAGCAG TGCGCCAGCCTGCAGGCCGCCATTGCTGATGCGGAGCAGCGTGGGGAGATGGCCCTCAAGGATGCCAAGAGCAAGCTGGAAGGGCTGGAGGACGCCCTGCAGAAGGCCAAGCAGGACATGGCCAGGCTGCTGAAGGAGTACCAGGAGCTCATGAATGTCAAGCTGGCCCTGGACGTGGAGATCGCCACCTACAGGAAGCTGCTGGAAGGCGAGGAGTGCAG GCTGAGTGGCGAGGGCGTTGGACCTGTCAACATCT CTGTGGTGCAGTCCACCGTGTCCAGCGGCTATGGCAGCGCTGGTGGTGCCGGCAGTGGCTTCGGACTGGGCGGAGGCAGCAGCTACTCCTACAGCAGTGGTCATGGCCTTGGAGGTGGCTTCAGTTCTGGCAGTGGCAGAGGCATTGGAGGTGGCCTCAGCTCCTCTGGTGGCAGCAGCTCCACCATCAAATactcctccaccacctccagcAGGAGCTACAAGCACTGA